In a genomic window of Cyprinus carpio isolate SPL01 chromosome A10, ASM1834038v1, whole genome shotgun sequence:
- the LOC109058938 gene encoding protein strawberry notch homolog 1-like isoform X1: protein MLRDASGTFLDEKSTVLWAAASRDPHAPQTMDPGQDLLLAALSESGICPNDLFDVDPQDTLPVPASQQSVSLNALDIGLSNEVSGVVRIEPAVPPTPTVTIREKPQPSTTTFVLNQLNQLPSLGTIVVTKPSAGTTSRQTITVTKVVHTSSTAQRSSSSSPTVCTVVPPNEQIRLKDLLRTSSLKTSSLGELMKLKPPADIAQPVATATATGTKLILISTKMMNRSVELNNGLKKEVSGKDVARIWVNDDMKMRSFSPVNKLPGMKEEEEPEEEEEEELGHAETYAEYMPMKLRIGLRHPDPVVETSSLSSVNPPDVWYRLSIPEETIDRGWLSALQLEAITYAAQQHETFLPNGDRASYLIGDGAGVGKGRTIAGIIYENYLLGRKRSLWFSVSNDLKYDAERDLRDIGAKNIQVHSLNKFKYGKISSKHNGSVKKGVIFATYSSLIGESQSGGKYKTRLKQLLHWCGDDFDGVIIFDECHKAKNVCPIGSSKPTKTGLAVLELQNKLPKARVVYASATGASEPRNMAYMNRLGIWGEGTPFKEFTNFIQAVERRGVGAMEIVAMDMKMRGMYIARQLSFTGVTFKIEEVPLTQDYIKMYNKSVRLWVRAREKFQQAANLMDAEQRMKKSMWGQFWSAHQRFFKYLCIASKVRRVVQLAREEVKNGKCVVIGLQSTGEARTLEALEEGGGELNDFVSTAKGVLQSLVEKHFPAPDRQKLFSLLGIDLSVKETPSPSETSKEKKGKKRKGPETKKQVKKARKSGGLSGTSSDESNSDDSDKEVESDDSFNSVSSGEEDEDDFNPFKDDSSEDEEDDPWLIRKDTKKSKDKRNKKKKKSIDPDSIHSALLASGLGTTRPTFTTPTIKPSNNTVAIAKSEPEENSCVTSQDAVEDAQRMKRDLLEQLEQLAENLPPNTLDELIDELGGPDIVAEMTGRKGRVVSNDDGTISYESRSELDVPVEILNLTEKQRFMDGDKNIAIISEAASSGISLQADRRVKKADRAIQQFGRTHRSNQVTAPEYVFLISELAGEQRFASIVAKRLESLGALTHGDRRATETRDLSRFNFDNKYGRNALEIVMKSIVSLDSPLVSPPADFDGDFFKEIRNGLIGVGLINVEDRSGVLSLDKDYNNIGKFLNRILGMEVHQQNALFQYFSDTLYAVIQNAKKTGRYDMGILDLGSGDEKVKKVDVKKFLTPGYSTSGHVELYTVSVERGMSWEDATHVWADQNGPDDGFYVQVRNNKKISILVKEVNLKKRLFMVYRPNIGKQVKLETYADIKKRSKKVLSDDAKQHWIDQYNSSANVCSHAYWRGNCKKVSVGLQCEIGLRCRTYYVLCGSVLSVWTKVEGVLASVSGANVKMQIVRLRTEDGQRIVGLIIPANCVSPLINILSSSDQSQQLAVQQQQMWQQLHPQSISHTINT from the exons ATGCTCCGCGACGCGTCGGGAACATTTCTGGACGAGAAATCGACTGTTTTGTGGGCTGCAGCGTCACGTGACCCGCACGCGCCTCAG ACAATGGATCCTGGACAAGATTTGCTTCTGGCTGCTCTCAGTGAAAGTGGAATCTGCCCCAATGATCTGTTTGATGTTGATCCTCAGGACACACTTCCAGTCCCTGCTTCACAACAG TCAGTCTCATTAAATGCACTTGACATCGGTCTCAGTAATGAAGTTTCTGGAGTTGTCAGGATTGAACCTGCAGTTCCACCTACTCCTACAGTCACAATCAGG GAGAAGCCTCAGCCCTCAACAACCACCTTTGTTTTAAATCAACTGAATCAGTTGCCATCGCTGGGTACAATTGTAGTGACCAAACCATCAGCCGGTACCACCTCCAGGCAGACCATCACAGTAACCAAGGTGGTACACACAAGTTCGACAGCACAACGGAGCTCTTCGTCCTCTCCCACCGTTTGCACTGTGGTCCCACCGAATGAGCAGATCAGATTGAAGGACCTTCTCAGAACCAGCAGCCTGAAGACAAGCAGCCTTGGAGAGCTTATGAAGTTGAAGCCCCCAGCTGACATAGCGCAACCTGTTGCTACGGCAACAGCCACAGGCACAA AACTTATTCTGATCTCCACAAAGATGATGAACAGATCAG TGGAATTAAACAATGGCTTGAAAAAGGAAGTGTCCGGCAAAGATGTAGCAAGAATCTGGGTCAATGATGACATGAAAATGCGGAGCTTCTCACCTGTAAAT aAATTGCCAGGAATGAAGGAGGAAGAGGaaccagaggaagaggaggaggaggagctggGTCATGCAGAGACATATGCCGAATACATGCCGATGAAAC TGAGAATTGGACTGCGGCATCCTGATCCTGTGGTGGAGACCAGCTCTCTGTCAAGTGTCAACCCGCCAGATGTGTGGTACAGACTTTCCATTCCAGAGGAGACCATAGATAGAGGCTGGTTATCTGCCTTACAGCTTGAGGCCATCACGTATGCTGCTCAG CAACATGAGACATTCCTACCAAATGGAGACAGAGCATCCTACTTGATTGGAGATGGGGCTGGCGTTGGAAAGGGTAGAACCATTGCTGGaatcatatatgaaaattatctTCTTGGCAGGAAAAGGTCCCTCTG GTTTAGTGTCTCAAATGACTTGAAATACGATGCAGAGAGGGACTTGAGAGACATTGGAGCAAAGAACATTCAGGTCCATTCGCTAAACAAG ttCAAATATGGAAAGATCTCATCAAAACACAATGGGAGTGTGAAAAAAGGTGTGATCTTTGCCACATACTCATCCTTGATCGGAGAGAGCCAGTCTGGGGGAAAGTACAAGACGAGATTAAAACAGTTACTACACTGGTGTGGAGACGACTTTGATGGTGTT ATCATATTTGATGAGTGTCACAAAGCCAAAAATGTTTGCCCTATTGGGTCATCCAAGCCCACAAAGACCGGGCTAGCGGTTTTAGAGCTGCAGAACAAGCTGCCAAAAGCCCGGGTTGTGTACGCAAGTGCTACAG GAGCATCCGAGCCCCGCAATATGGCCTACATGAATCGCCTTGGGATCTGGGGGGAGGGAACTCCTTTTAAAGAATTTACAAATTTTATCCAAGCTGTTGAAAGAAG AGGTGTTGGTGCCATGGAGATTGTTGCCATGGATATGAAAATGAGAGGAATGTACATCGCTCGACAGCTGAGCTTCACGGGTGTGACATTTAAAATCGAAGAAGTTCCCTTAACACAGGACTACATCAAGATGTACAACAAATCAGTTCGCTTG TGGGTAAGAGCAAGAGAGAAGTTCCAGCAAGCCGCTAACCTGATGGATGCAGAACAACGGATGAAAAAGTCCATGTGGGGTCAGTTCTGGTCTGCTCACCAGAGGTTCTTCAAGTACCTGTGCATTGCCTCCAAGGTTCGGAGAGTGGTGCAGCTGGCCAGAGAGGAGGTTAAAAATGGAAAG TGTGTGGTGATTGGTCTTCAATCAACTGGAGAGGCTCGAACCCTTGAGGCCTTGGAGGAGGGAGGAGGCGAGCTCAATGACTTCGTTTCCACTGCAAA gggtgtaCTGCAGTCCCTGGTGGAGAAGCATTTTCCTGCACCAGACAGACAAAAACTCTTCAGTCTTTTAGGCATTGACCTAAGTGTGAAGGAAACGCCTTCCCCTTCAGAAACCTCTAAAGAGAAGAAAGGCAAAAAGCGAAAAG GTCCAGAAACAAAGAAGCAAGTGAAGAAGGCTCGTAAATCTGGTGGTCTGTCTGGTACCAGCTCAGATGAGAGCAACTCTGACGATTCAGACAAAGAGGTGGAAAGCGACGACAGCTTCAATTCGGTCAGCTCAggggaggaggatgaagatgacTTCAACCCCTTTAAGGATGATTCCAGTGAGGATGAGGAAGATG ATCCGTGGCTCATCAGAAAAGACACAAAAAAGAGCAAAGACAAGaggaacaagaagaagaaaaagagcatTGATCCAGACTCTATTCACAGTGCCTTGTTAGCCTCCGGGCTTGGAACAACCAGACCCACTTTTACAACCCCCACCATCAAACCTTCAAACAACACGGTTGCTATAG CCAAAAGTGAGCCAGAGGAGAACAGCTGTGTGACGAGTCAGGATGCTGTTGAAGATGCCCAGCGGATGAAGAGGGACCTGCTGGAGCAACTGGAGCAGCTGGCAGAGAATCTGCCGCCCAATACGCTCGACGAACTCATCGATGAGCTGGGAGGCCCTGATATTGTTGCAGAG ATGACTGGCCGCAAAGGCAGGGTAGTCAGCAATGATGATGGCACCATTTCCTACGAGTCTCGCTCAGAGCTTGATGTTCCAGTTGAAATCTTAAACCTCACGGAGAAGCAGAGGTTCATGGATGGTGATAAG AACATTGCGATTATCTCAGAGGCTGCCAGCTCTGGGATTTCACTTCAAGCCGACCGCAGAGTGAAGAAAGCTGACAGAGCTATTCAGCAGTTTG GTCGAACACACCGATCCAACCAGGTCACAGCACCTGAGTATGTGTTCCTCATCTCTGAACTCGCTGGAGAGCAACGATTCGCTTCGATTGTTGCCAAACGTCTAGAAAGCCTG GGGGCATTAACGCATGGAGACAGAAGGGCCACAGAGACGAGAGATCTCAGCCGATTTAACTTTGACAACAAA TACGGCAGAAACGCTCTGGAAATAGTTATGAAGTCTATTGTCAGTCTGGATTCTCCGTTAGTGTCTCCACCTGCTGACTTTGACGGGGATTTCTTTAAAG AAATCCGCAATGGTTTAATTGGAGTGGGGCTGATAAATGTGGAGGATAGATCTGGTGTTCTCTCACTGGACAAAG actacAACAACATCGGGAAGTTCTTGAACAGGATTCTTGGTATGGAAGTCCATCAACAAAATGCTCTCTTTCAGTATTTCTCCGACACTTTGTACGCTGTCATTCAGAATGCCAAAAAGACTGGAAGATATGATATGGGAATTTTAG ATTTGGGCTCTGGAGATGAAAAAGTAAAGAAAGTTGATGTAAAGAAATTCTTGACTCCAGGATATTCCACCTCAGGGCACGTGGAGctctataca GTGAGTGTGGAACGGGGAATGTCTTGGGAGGATGCCACTCACGTCTGGGCTGACCAGAACGGACCAGATGATGGCTTTTACGTACAG GTGCGCAATAACAAGAAAATCTCCATACTGGTAAAGGAGGTCAATCTCAAAAAGAGACTCTTTATGGTGTACAGACCAAATATAGGAAAACAAGTTAAACTGGAGACCTATGCAGACATCAAGAAGAGAAGTAAAAAG GTCCTCTCTGATGATGCCAAGCAGCACTGGATTGATCAGTACAACTCCTCGGCCAACGTCTGCTCGCACGCGTACTG GCGAGGGAACTGTAAGAAGGTGTCAGTGGGGCTACAGTGTGAGATCGGGCTGCGGTGCAGGACGTACTACGTCCTCTGTGGCTCCGTCCTCAGTGTGTGGACCAAAGTGGAGGGCGTACTGGCTTCAGTCAGCGGAGCCAACGTGAAGATGCAGATTGTACGTTTGAGAACAGAGGACGGGCAGAGGATTGTGG GTCTGATCATTCCTGCCAACTGTGTGTCGCCTCTGATCAACATCCTGTCATCATCGGATCAGTCTCAGCAGCTGGCCGTGCAGCAGCAGCAAATGTGGCAGCAACTCCATCCGCAGAGCATCAGCCACACCATCAACACATAG
- the LOC109058938 gene encoding protein strawberry notch homolog 1-like isoform X3, which translates to MDPGQDLLLAALSESGICPNDLFDVDPQDTLPVPASQQSVSLNALDIGLSNEVSGVVRIEPAVPPTPTVTIREKPQPSTTTFVLNQLNQLPSLGTIVVTKPSAGTTSRQTITVTKVVHTSSTAQRSSSSSPTVCTVVPPNEQIRLKDLLRTSSLKTSSLGELMKLKPPADIAQPVATATATGTKLILISTKMMNRSVELNNGLKKEVSGKDVARIWVNDDMKMRSFSPVNKLPGMKEEEEPEEEEEEELGHAETYAEYMPMKLRIGLRHPDPVVETSSLSSVNPPDVWYRLSIPEETIDRGWLSALQLEAITYAAQQHETFLPNGDRASYLIGDGAGVGKGRTIAGIIYENYLLGRKRSLWFSVSNDLKYDAERDLRDIGAKNIQVHSLNKFKYGKISSKHNGSVKKGVIFATYSSLIGESQSGGKYKTRLKQLLHWCGDDFDGVIIFDECHKAKNVCPIGSSKPTKTGLAVLELQNKLPKARVVYASATGASEPRNMAYMNRLGIWGEGTPFKEFTNFIQAVERRGVGAMEIVAMDMKMRGMYIARQLSFTGVTFKIEEVPLTQDYIKMYNKSVRLWVRAREKFQQAANLMDAEQRMKKSMWGQFWSAHQRFFKYLCIASKVRRVVQLAREEVKNGKCVVIGLQSTGEARTLEALEEGGGELNDFVSTAKGVLQSLVEKHFPAPDRQKLFSLLGIDLSVKETPSPSETSKEKKGKKRKGPETKKQVKKARKSGGLSGTSSDESNSDDSDKEVESDDSFNSVSSGEEDEDDFNPFKDDSSEDEEDDPWLIRKDTKKSKDKRNKKKKKSIDPDSIHSALLASGLGTTRPTFTTPTIKPSNNTVAIAKSEPEENSCVTSQDAVEDAQRMKRDLLEQLEQLAENLPPNTLDELIDELGGPDIVAEMTGRKGRVVSNDDGTISYESRSELDVPVEILNLTEKQRFMDGDKNIAIISEAASSGISLQADRRVKKADRAIQQFGRTHRSNQVTAPEYVFLISELAGEQRFASIVAKRLESLGALTHGDRRATETRDLSRFNFDNKYGRNALEIVMKSIVSLDSPLVSPPADFDGDFFKEIRNGLIGVGLINVEDRSGVLSLDKDYNNIGKFLNRILGMEVHQQNALFQYFSDTLYAVIQNAKKTGRYDMGILDLGSGDEKVKKVDVKKFLTPGYSTSGHVELYTVSVERGMSWEDATHVWADQNGPDDGFYVQVRNNKKISILVKEVNLKKRLFMVYRPNIGKQVKLETYADIKKRSKKVLSDDAKQHWIDQYNSSANVCSHAYWRGNCKKVSVGLQCEIGLRCRTYYVLCGSVLSVWTKVEGVLASVSGANVKMQIVRLRTEDGQRIVGLIIPANCVSPLINILSSSDQSQQLAVQQQQMWQQLHPQSISHTINT; encoded by the exons ATGGATCCTGGACAAGATTTGCTTCTGGCTGCTCTCAGTGAAAGTGGAATCTGCCCCAATGATCTGTTTGATGTTGATCCTCAGGACACACTTCCAGTCCCTGCTTCACAACAG TCAGTCTCATTAAATGCACTTGACATCGGTCTCAGTAATGAAGTTTCTGGAGTTGTCAGGATTGAACCTGCAGTTCCACCTACTCCTACAGTCACAATCAGG GAGAAGCCTCAGCCCTCAACAACCACCTTTGTTTTAAATCAACTGAATCAGTTGCCATCGCTGGGTACAATTGTAGTGACCAAACCATCAGCCGGTACCACCTCCAGGCAGACCATCACAGTAACCAAGGTGGTACACACAAGTTCGACAGCACAACGGAGCTCTTCGTCCTCTCCCACCGTTTGCACTGTGGTCCCACCGAATGAGCAGATCAGATTGAAGGACCTTCTCAGAACCAGCAGCCTGAAGACAAGCAGCCTTGGAGAGCTTATGAAGTTGAAGCCCCCAGCTGACATAGCGCAACCTGTTGCTACGGCAACAGCCACAGGCACAA AACTTATTCTGATCTCCACAAAGATGATGAACAGATCAG TGGAATTAAACAATGGCTTGAAAAAGGAAGTGTCCGGCAAAGATGTAGCAAGAATCTGGGTCAATGATGACATGAAAATGCGGAGCTTCTCACCTGTAAAT aAATTGCCAGGAATGAAGGAGGAAGAGGaaccagaggaagaggaggaggaggagctggGTCATGCAGAGACATATGCCGAATACATGCCGATGAAAC TGAGAATTGGACTGCGGCATCCTGATCCTGTGGTGGAGACCAGCTCTCTGTCAAGTGTCAACCCGCCAGATGTGTGGTACAGACTTTCCATTCCAGAGGAGACCATAGATAGAGGCTGGTTATCTGCCTTACAGCTTGAGGCCATCACGTATGCTGCTCAG CAACATGAGACATTCCTACCAAATGGAGACAGAGCATCCTACTTGATTGGAGATGGGGCTGGCGTTGGAAAGGGTAGAACCATTGCTGGaatcatatatgaaaattatctTCTTGGCAGGAAAAGGTCCCTCTG GTTTAGTGTCTCAAATGACTTGAAATACGATGCAGAGAGGGACTTGAGAGACATTGGAGCAAAGAACATTCAGGTCCATTCGCTAAACAAG ttCAAATATGGAAAGATCTCATCAAAACACAATGGGAGTGTGAAAAAAGGTGTGATCTTTGCCACATACTCATCCTTGATCGGAGAGAGCCAGTCTGGGGGAAAGTACAAGACGAGATTAAAACAGTTACTACACTGGTGTGGAGACGACTTTGATGGTGTT ATCATATTTGATGAGTGTCACAAAGCCAAAAATGTTTGCCCTATTGGGTCATCCAAGCCCACAAAGACCGGGCTAGCGGTTTTAGAGCTGCAGAACAAGCTGCCAAAAGCCCGGGTTGTGTACGCAAGTGCTACAG GAGCATCCGAGCCCCGCAATATGGCCTACATGAATCGCCTTGGGATCTGGGGGGAGGGAACTCCTTTTAAAGAATTTACAAATTTTATCCAAGCTGTTGAAAGAAG AGGTGTTGGTGCCATGGAGATTGTTGCCATGGATATGAAAATGAGAGGAATGTACATCGCTCGACAGCTGAGCTTCACGGGTGTGACATTTAAAATCGAAGAAGTTCCCTTAACACAGGACTACATCAAGATGTACAACAAATCAGTTCGCTTG TGGGTAAGAGCAAGAGAGAAGTTCCAGCAAGCCGCTAACCTGATGGATGCAGAACAACGGATGAAAAAGTCCATGTGGGGTCAGTTCTGGTCTGCTCACCAGAGGTTCTTCAAGTACCTGTGCATTGCCTCCAAGGTTCGGAGAGTGGTGCAGCTGGCCAGAGAGGAGGTTAAAAATGGAAAG TGTGTGGTGATTGGTCTTCAATCAACTGGAGAGGCTCGAACCCTTGAGGCCTTGGAGGAGGGAGGAGGCGAGCTCAATGACTTCGTTTCCACTGCAAA gggtgtaCTGCAGTCCCTGGTGGAGAAGCATTTTCCTGCACCAGACAGACAAAAACTCTTCAGTCTTTTAGGCATTGACCTAAGTGTGAAGGAAACGCCTTCCCCTTCAGAAACCTCTAAAGAGAAGAAAGGCAAAAAGCGAAAAG GTCCAGAAACAAAGAAGCAAGTGAAGAAGGCTCGTAAATCTGGTGGTCTGTCTGGTACCAGCTCAGATGAGAGCAACTCTGACGATTCAGACAAAGAGGTGGAAAGCGACGACAGCTTCAATTCGGTCAGCTCAggggaggaggatgaagatgacTTCAACCCCTTTAAGGATGATTCCAGTGAGGATGAGGAAGATG ATCCGTGGCTCATCAGAAAAGACACAAAAAAGAGCAAAGACAAGaggaacaagaagaagaaaaagagcatTGATCCAGACTCTATTCACAGTGCCTTGTTAGCCTCCGGGCTTGGAACAACCAGACCCACTTTTACAACCCCCACCATCAAACCTTCAAACAACACGGTTGCTATAG CCAAAAGTGAGCCAGAGGAGAACAGCTGTGTGACGAGTCAGGATGCTGTTGAAGATGCCCAGCGGATGAAGAGGGACCTGCTGGAGCAACTGGAGCAGCTGGCAGAGAATCTGCCGCCCAATACGCTCGACGAACTCATCGATGAGCTGGGAGGCCCTGATATTGTTGCAGAG ATGACTGGCCGCAAAGGCAGGGTAGTCAGCAATGATGATGGCACCATTTCCTACGAGTCTCGCTCAGAGCTTGATGTTCCAGTTGAAATCTTAAACCTCACGGAGAAGCAGAGGTTCATGGATGGTGATAAG AACATTGCGATTATCTCAGAGGCTGCCAGCTCTGGGATTTCACTTCAAGCCGACCGCAGAGTGAAGAAAGCTGACAGAGCTATTCAGCAGTTTG GTCGAACACACCGATCCAACCAGGTCACAGCACCTGAGTATGTGTTCCTCATCTCTGAACTCGCTGGAGAGCAACGATTCGCTTCGATTGTTGCCAAACGTCTAGAAAGCCTG GGGGCATTAACGCATGGAGACAGAAGGGCCACAGAGACGAGAGATCTCAGCCGATTTAACTTTGACAACAAA TACGGCAGAAACGCTCTGGAAATAGTTATGAAGTCTATTGTCAGTCTGGATTCTCCGTTAGTGTCTCCACCTGCTGACTTTGACGGGGATTTCTTTAAAG AAATCCGCAATGGTTTAATTGGAGTGGGGCTGATAAATGTGGAGGATAGATCTGGTGTTCTCTCACTGGACAAAG actacAACAACATCGGGAAGTTCTTGAACAGGATTCTTGGTATGGAAGTCCATCAACAAAATGCTCTCTTTCAGTATTTCTCCGACACTTTGTACGCTGTCATTCAGAATGCCAAAAAGACTGGAAGATATGATATGGGAATTTTAG ATTTGGGCTCTGGAGATGAAAAAGTAAAGAAAGTTGATGTAAAGAAATTCTTGACTCCAGGATATTCCACCTCAGGGCACGTGGAGctctataca GTGAGTGTGGAACGGGGAATGTCTTGGGAGGATGCCACTCACGTCTGGGCTGACCAGAACGGACCAGATGATGGCTTTTACGTACAG GTGCGCAATAACAAGAAAATCTCCATACTGGTAAAGGAGGTCAATCTCAAAAAGAGACTCTTTATGGTGTACAGACCAAATATAGGAAAACAAGTTAAACTGGAGACCTATGCAGACATCAAGAAGAGAAGTAAAAAG GTCCTCTCTGATGATGCCAAGCAGCACTGGATTGATCAGTACAACTCCTCGGCCAACGTCTGCTCGCACGCGTACTG GCGAGGGAACTGTAAGAAGGTGTCAGTGGGGCTACAGTGTGAGATCGGGCTGCGGTGCAGGACGTACTACGTCCTCTGTGGCTCCGTCCTCAGTGTGTGGACCAAAGTGGAGGGCGTACTGGCTTCAGTCAGCGGAGCCAACGTGAAGATGCAGATTGTACGTTTGAGAACAGAGGACGGGCAGAGGATTGTGG GTCTGATCATTCCTGCCAACTGTGTGTCGCCTCTGATCAACATCCTGTCATCATCGGATCAGTCTCAGCAGCTGGCCGTGCAGCAGCAGCAAATGTGGCAGCAACTCCATCCGCAGAGCATCAGCCACACCATCAACACATAG